A stretch of DNA from Tissierella sp.:
CTAGCAGCAGGAGGTGGTATTCACTCCACTGTGAAATCAACTAGAACAGCTACATTTGAAGAATTATATAATCAAGCAAATAAAAGCTTGAACATTATGCTTGAATTTGGAGTTACTACAGTAGAAGCAAAAAGTGGATATGGTATAGATGATTTTGATACTGAGTTAAAGCAATTAGAAGTGGCTAATCAACTAAATAAAGATCATCCCATTGATATTGTTTCAACCTTTATGGCAGCTCATGCTATACCAAAAGAATATAAGGAAAATTCAGATGAGTTTGTAGATATTATTATTGAGGATATGATACCAGAAGTATCTAAAAGAAATTTAGCAAAGTTTTGTGATGTTTTCTGTGAAGAGGGTGTATTCACAATAGATCAATCAAGACGCATTTTGTTAGCAGCGAGGGAATATGGCATGGGAGCTAAACTTCACGCTGATGAAATTGAACCCTTAGGTGGAGCTGAACTGGCAGCTGAGGTTGGATGCATTACAGCTGATCATTTAATAGCTGCGTCAGATGCTGGAATTACCCAAATGGCTGAAAAAGGAGTAATAGCGAATCTATTACCTGGCACAAGTTTTAATTTACAGACAGGTAAGTTTGCTAGAGCTAAAAAAATGATAGAAGAGGGAGTTCCCATAGCATTATCTACAGACTATAACCCTGGAAGCTGTCCAACGGAAAATTTACAACTTATTATGAGTTTTGCAGCTTTAATATATAAATTAACTCCTGAAGAAGTTATTACTGCTGTAACTATTAATGGTGCCAGTGCTTTAGGTTTGGAAAAAGAAATTGGTAGCTTAGAATTAGGGAAACAAGGAGATATAGTAATTTTCGATGCACCAAATCTAGAATATGTCCTATATCATTTTGGAATAAATCATACAGATAAGGTAATTAAAAAAGGTAAAATTGTATATGAAAAATTAAAACCATTGTTTAACTAAATAACTGAGACTTTTGGCTTGAGGAAAAACAATCCCAAACTAAAAGTCTCTTCATTATGGAGGAAGAGGATTGAATGATAAAAGAACTAATTAGAGCATTTTCATTAATATTTGTGGCTGAAATGGGAGATAAAACCCAAATAATAGCAATGACCTTTGCAACTCAGTATAAAGTAAAAGAAGTTATTTCTGGGGTTGTAATAGGTGTAATATTAAATCATGGTATAGCAATAATCTTGGGTAGATTTCTATCAAAAGTTATACCTATGAATTTAATTCAAATTATTGCTGGTCTTATGTTTGTTATATTTGGTATAATGGCTTTAAAAGATGAAGAAATGGATGATGCTAATAATAAAAGAATTTTTAGTCCTGTCGTAACTGTAGCATTGGCTTTTTTTATTGGAGAACTAGGAGATAAAACTCAGCTTACAGCAATGACATTATCAACTGAAGGAAATTATCCATTATTCATACTAATAGGATCTACCTTAGGAATGGTGGCCACATCAGGATTAGGTATATTTGTAGGTAGTAGAATTGGGGACAAAATACCCGAGATGTTTATAAAATTAGCTTCATCAATAGTTTTTATATTATTTGGTAGCATAAAATTAGCAAATACACTTCCAAAAGCCTATATTAATATATTAAATATAGTATTATACTTATCAGGGATAATAATTATTGAATTGTATTTAGTAAAGAAATTAATTGTCAATAGAGGAAAACATGAAAAATCTCCTATGCAACAAATCTCTTTAGAGCTTTATAATCAAACAAAACTCTTAAAAGAAAAATTGGATAGTATTTGTTTAGGTAAAGAAAATTGTGGAGAATGTATTGGAAGTCATTGTCTAATAGGTTATACTAGATTTATATTAAATGAAGCAAGAGAAAATGAAAATTATTATTCTGAAGTAAATGTAGATATAAATTCCTTGATAAAAAAGGAATATGATATCAACAAGGTTATAGAGGCATTAAGTATGATAATATTAGACTCCATTAATAATGGCTGGAATAAGGAAGAAGATTTTGTTGTAAATAAGATAAAGTCTTCATTAGAAATAATTCTGTTTGGTGGAAAATTGAACCATACTGTAGAACTAGAGACATATTTAAAAGAAACTAAAATGAGAAATAATAAGTATGGTTTATTATTAGAAAAAAGAATTAATTCAATTTTGCATTAGTAAAAATAATATTTTAAAAAGGGAGGAAATAGCATGTCTGAAAATCAATATGTGGTATTTAAATTAGGGAAAGGTGAG
This window harbors:
- the hutI gene encoding imidazolonepropionase; the protein is MKATLVIKDIDNLITLKGENKPRIKETLKDIGIIKNGIIALNGEKIIYIGEGALPSNIMMDEDTIVLDGKGKTVTPGLVDSHTHVVHGGSRENELAMKLKGVPYLDILAAGGGIHSTVKSTRTATFEELYNQANKSLNIMLEFGVTTVEAKSGYGIDDFDTELKQLEVANQLNKDHPIDIVSTFMAAHAIPKEYKENSDEFVDIIIEDMIPEVSKRNLAKFCDVFCEEGVFTIDQSRRILLAAREYGMGAKLHADEIEPLGGAELAAEVGCITADHLIAASDAGITQMAEKGVIANLLPGTSFNLQTGKFARAKKMIEEGVPIALSTDYNPGSCPTENLQLIMSFAALIYKLTPEEVITAVTINGASALGLEKEIGSLELGKQGDIVIFDAPNLEYVLYHFGINHTDKVIKKGKIVYEKLKPLFN
- a CDS encoding TMEM165/GDT1 family protein, which produces MIKELIRAFSLIFVAEMGDKTQIIAMTFATQYKVKEVISGVVIGVILNHGIAIILGRFLSKVIPMNLIQIIAGLMFVIFGIMALKDEEMDDANNKRIFSPVVTVALAFFIGELGDKTQLTAMTLSTEGNYPLFILIGSTLGMVATSGLGIFVGSRIGDKIPEMFIKLASSIVFILFGSIKLANTLPKAYINILNIVLYLSGIIIIELYLVKKLIVNRGKHEKSPMQQISLELYNQTKLLKEKLDSICLGKENCGECIGSHCLIGYTRFILNEARENENYYSEVNVDINSLIKKEYDINKVIEALSMIILDSINNGWNKEEDFVVNKIKSSLEIILFGGKLNHTVELETYLKETKMRNNKYGLLLEKRINSILH